The proteins below come from a single Edaphobacter acidisoli genomic window:
- a CDS encoding helix-turn-helix domain-containing protein codes for MGVAVQMAVREVMDIRQASEYLGISGDTLYRYASEGFIPAFKLGNRWRFKKSLLDAWMDEKSGVKPATPVAVMPRQKKPVARAR; via the coding sequence ATGGGTGTCGCAGTGCAGATGGCGGTTCGCGAGGTGATGGATATCCGGCAGGCGTCGGAGTATCTGGGCATCAGCGGGGACACGCTTTACCGGTATGCGTCAGAGGGGTTCATTCCCGCGTTCAAGCTGGGGAACCGGTGGCGGTTCAAGAAATCGCTGCTGGATGCCTGGATGGATGAGAAGTCGGGCGTGAAGCCAGCGACGCCGGTGGCCGTGATGCCGAGGCAGAAAAAGCCTGTGGCGCGGGCCAGGTAA
- a CDS encoding TonB-dependent receptor, which yields MSSQAFRSFRRASLLVFTLLFCGLVASAGAQTRGAIGGTVTDQTGAALKGAQVSVQSPALMVSTNEQGRFYINNLAPGTYNLTVSYVGLASFTTSVTVNAGQTASVAAQLQIAGREETVVVSARRASAEAEAINEERAADNLLQVMPHEVITSLPNANLADALGRLPSVTLERDEGEGKYVQVRSTEPRLTNTTVDGVNLPSEEPGVRQIKFDAIPSGLVDSVQISKTLQANMDGDGIGGSVNLVTRTASDTPTFEVTGLGGYTPIINGRGNTTETATYGRRFGASKKFGFIAGGSFDWEGRGIDDIEPVPDQNSGETWFDGMSLREYQYFRSRYGFAGSTDYRIRDGSNVYARFLYSDFKNYGDRWAYQLQDNTPNVSLLAPGNQGGVPSFDGELRNPDIQVGSLILGGTHVLNSSWFTWEANVGRSSYGKSPYSDAYFSSTLPASNCEFNSSGTTNKYLPQWNQACFSEIQNPSNYTLSNITRDLGTAAQLNLGLGGSGAKQYHIGGHSAVLEVGGKFRNEHKYANTYVLTLTPNGTVGMSQFPNSMINHNYYNGGAYPLGYNVSLEDVLSYANSNAGAFSQSSTQGQDASDFSIVEKVGAGYLMNTIDFAHGIRFIAGLRAENTSDNVHNLSFGDTGVTPNSYSGSYYTLLPSASLRFNAGPDSYVRLIYARGLSRPDPQDIAQPLSWTVSGNGANRYSVNFGNANLKAETGDDVDVLYEHYLKPFGIISAGYFYKSLKNPIVSETYQLTDYLPPGAPEVDRGNYLATQPVNGGSAWLSGFEASYLQHYSALPGLFGGLGLSANYSYIGSRTDGIPGRSDHPRLLRNSPNMFNISPTYDRGRYSIRMGISYNQASIYGYQYQNGTPGGVNGPLSDIYFYSHIQVDAQGFVRLKRDLSLVVSGLNLNNEVFGFYQGSSQYMIQREYYRPTFSAGFRWTPRRGEK from the coding sequence TTGTCATCTCAAGCCTTCCGTTCCTTTCGCCGAGCGTCGCTTCTTGTATTCACGTTGTTGTTCTGCGGTCTTGTTGCGAGCGCAGGCGCACAGACACGCGGGGCCATCGGTGGGACCGTCACCGATCAGACTGGAGCGGCCCTGAAAGGTGCGCAGGTCTCTGTGCAGTCGCCGGCGCTTATGGTTTCGACGAATGAGCAGGGGCGGTTCTACATTAATAACCTCGCGCCTGGAACGTACAACCTTACGGTTTCCTACGTTGGTCTGGCCTCGTTCACCACTTCAGTGACGGTTAACGCGGGGCAGACCGCAAGCGTTGCTGCTCAGTTGCAGATCGCTGGCCGCGAAGAGACGGTTGTCGTATCGGCTCGCCGCGCTTCGGCTGAAGCTGAGGCGATCAACGAAGAGCGTGCTGCCGACAATCTGCTGCAGGTGATGCCACACGAAGTCATCACGAGTCTGCCGAATGCAAATCTGGCGGATGCGTTGGGGCGCCTGCCCAGCGTCACGCTGGAGCGCGACGAGGGTGAGGGCAAGTATGTGCAGGTCCGCAGCACGGAGCCGCGCCTGACGAATACAACGGTGGACGGTGTTAATCTGCCCTCCGAAGAGCCCGGTGTGCGTCAGATCAAGTTCGACGCTATTCCGTCCGGCCTTGTTGATTCGGTACAGATCAGCAAGACATTGCAGGCCAATATGGATGGTGACGGCATCGGCGGCTCGGTCAATCTGGTGACCAGAACTGCTTCCGATACGCCGACCTTCGAGGTCACGGGCCTTGGCGGTTATACGCCCATCATCAATGGCCGCGGCAACACGACTGAGACTGCCACATACGGCCGCCGGTTCGGCGCAAGCAAGAAGTTCGGCTTCATCGCCGGTGGTTCTTTTGACTGGGAGGGCCGCGGCATCGACGACATTGAGCCGGTGCCCGACCAGAATAGTGGCGAGACTTGGTTCGATGGCATGAGCCTTCGTGAGTATCAGTACTTCCGCTCGCGGTATGGCTTTGCCGGAAGCACTGACTACCGCATTCGCGATGGCTCGAACGTCTACGCGCGCTTTCTCTATAGCGATTTCAAGAACTATGGCGACCGCTGGGCCTATCAGTTGCAGGACAACACGCCGAATGTTTCGTTGCTTGCTCCAGGGAACCAGGGCGGCGTTCCTTCGTTTGATGGCGAGCTGCGGAACCCGGATATTCAGGTGGGCAGCCTGATTCTTGGCGGCACTCACGTCCTCAACTCCAGCTGGTTTACGTGGGAAGCCAATGTCGGACGTTCTTCTTATGGCAAGTCGCCGTATTCGGACGCGTACTTCAGCTCGACGCTTCCAGCGAGTAATTGCGAATTCAATTCGTCGGGAACCACGAACAAATACCTTCCGCAGTGGAACCAGGCCTGTTTCTCGGAGATTCAGAATCCCTCGAACTACACGCTTTCGAACATTACTCGCGATCTCGGAACGGCGGCTCAGTTGAACCTGGGGCTCGGTGGATCGGGAGCCAAGCAGTATCACATCGGCGGGCACTCGGCGGTCCTCGAAGTAGGCGGCAAGTTCCGCAACGAGCACAAATATGCCAACACCTACGTGCTGACGCTGACGCCGAACGGAACGGTGGGGATGTCGCAGTTTCCCAACAGCATGATCAACCACAACTATTACAACGGCGGCGCCTATCCGCTGGGCTACAACGTCTCTTTGGAAGATGTGCTCTCTTACGCCAACTCCAATGCGGGCGCGTTTAGCCAGAGCAGTACGCAGGGACAGGACGCGTCTGACTTCTCGATCGTGGAGAAGGTCGGCGCAGGGTACCTGATGAACACGATCGACTTCGCGCACGGCATCCGATTCATCGCCGGGCTGCGTGCGGAGAACACCAGCGACAATGTTCACAACCTCTCGTTCGGTGACACGGGCGTCACGCCAAACTCGTATTCGGGTTCTTACTACACGTTGTTGCCGAGCGCTTCACTCCGTTTCAATGCCGGGCCGGACAGCTACGTGCGCCTTATCTACGCGCGCGGGCTGTCGCGTCCTGACCCGCAAGACATTGCCCAGCCGCTTAGCTGGACGGTTTCGGGAAACGGCGCGAATCGTTACTCGGTCAACTTCGGCAATGCCAATCTGAAGGCTGAGACGGGCGACGATGTAGACGTCCTGTACGAGCATTACCTGAAGCCGTTCGGGATTATTTCGGCGGGCTACTTCTACAAGTCGCTCAAGAACCCGATTGTGTCGGAGACTTATCAGCTGACGGACTATCTGCCACCGGGCGCGCCGGAGGTGGACCGCGGAAACTATCTTGCGACGCAGCCGGTCAATGGCGGCAGCGCGTGGTTGAGTGGCTTTGAGGCCTCGTACCTGCAGCATTACAGTGCGCTGCCTGGCCTCTTCGGCGGGCTCGGGCTCTCGGCGAACTACAGCTACATCGGCTCACGTACGGATGGCATTCCGGGGCGCTCCGATCATCCGCGTCTGCTTCGCAATTCACCCAACATGTTCAATATCAGCCCTACTTATGATCGCGGGCGCTACTCGATTCGTATGGGCATTTCCTACAATCAGGCGAGCATCTACGGATACCAGTACCAGAACGGCACGCCGGGTGGTGTGAACGGACCGCTGAGCGATATTTACTTTTACTCGCATATCCAGGTGGATGCGCAGGGTTTTGTGAGATTGAAACGCGACCTGAGCCTGGTGGTCTCCGGCCTGAACCTGAACAATGAGGTGTTCGGGTTCTATCAGGGCAGCTCGCAGTACATGATTCAGCGGGAGTACTACCGTCCGACGTTTTCGGCGGGCTTTCGATGGACACCGAGGCGCGGCGAGAAGTAG
- a CDS encoding metallophosphoesterase, with product MPVTLPVQQQRLTRRHFLVGSGAVAAGLAIYSGEIARHEIDIVRRTIYIDNLPTAFHGFTIAQLSDIHLVEYTEPIFLERVIEHTNALKPDLVLLTGDFVTHGAFSFFDSPSSAHRCAEMLTALTAPLRYSILGNHDNMFGAQYVIEALTTHDTPVLINQNLPIDIKGDRIWLAGTADATTSTPNLDLTLPTDPKAPVILMVHEPDYADTVIQHPRGPLVDLMLSGHSHGGQVRLPLLGALVTPPMGEKYIEGHFRLKRMQLYVNRGIGTVGVPFRLNCPPEITLFTLQPSRT from the coding sequence ATGCCTGTTACCCTCCCCGTCCAGCAGCAGCGACTGACCCGGAGGCACTTCCTCGTCGGTAGCGGAGCCGTCGCCGCTGGCCTCGCCATTTATTCAGGCGAAATTGCCCGCCACGAGATCGACATCGTCCGCCGCACCATCTACATCGACAACCTCCCCACCGCCTTCCACGGCTTCACCATCGCCCAGCTCAGCGACATCCACCTCGTCGAGTACACCGAGCCCATCTTCCTCGAGCGCGTCATCGAGCACACCAACGCCCTCAAACCCGACCTCGTCCTGCTCACCGGCGACTTCGTCACCCACGGTGCCTTTTCTTTTTTCGACTCACCCTCCTCTGCCCATCGCTGCGCCGAGATGCTCACCGCTCTCACCGCCCCTCTGCGCTACTCCATCCTTGGCAACCACGACAACATGTTCGGGGCCCAGTATGTGATCGAAGCGCTCACCACCCACGACACGCCGGTGCTCATTAACCAGAACCTTCCCATCGACATTAAAGGCGACCGTATCTGGCTCGCCGGTACAGCCGACGCGACCACCAGCACCCCCAATCTCGACCTCACCCTCCCCACCGACCCAAAGGCTCCAGTCATCCTCATGGTGCACGAGCCTGACTACGCCGATACCGTCATCCAGCATCCACGCGGCCCACTCGTCGACCTCATGCTCTCCGGCCACTCGCACGGCGGTCAGGTACGCCTGCCACTCCTTGGCGCGCTCGTCACCCCTCCTATGGGCGAAAAATACATCGAAGGCCACTTCCGCCTAAAGCGCATGCAGCTCTACGTCAACCGCGGCATCGGTACTGTAGGCGTCCCATTCCGCCTCAACTGCCCGCCAGAGATCACCCTCTTCACCCTCCAGCCTTCACGGACATAG
- a CDS encoding MgtC/SapB family protein — protein MQLLKELPPEAIKVVLVLFLSFLIGLEREEHKAGGGYTFGGIRTFPLIGLIGYSLALLSGTQLLPLTVGFLVVAAFLLLSYWHKLAQSELAGATTEISGLTTFLVGALVSYNHLWIATTLAVASLLLLDLKSALEKLAARTPPAEILTFAKFLLLSAVILPILPNHEYGPFHINPFKTWMVVVAISAISYGSYVLQKIAKGQGGIVLASLLGGAYSSTVTTVVLAKQSKKENQPNLFAGGILMASGVMYLRLTALLALFNRQLRDALWMPLITLAVVACIFGWLWTRRTKSVTVQQNQEPKNPLELTTAFLFALLFLAMLIITQLAVRYLGKAGVDVLAAVMGVSDVDPFIMGLTQAAGTITAVKVAAGAILIAASSNNIIKGIYAYSLADRPTGRRALIFLAALALAGLLPLIWLA, from the coding sequence ATGCAGCTTTTGAAGGAGCTTCCCCCAGAAGCCATCAAAGTCGTCCTTGTACTCTTTCTCTCGTTCCTCATCGGCCTCGAGCGCGAGGAGCACAAAGCCGGCGGCGGCTACACCTTCGGCGGAATCCGCACCTTTCCCCTCATCGGCCTCATCGGCTACTCGCTCGCCCTGCTCTCCGGCACGCAACTCCTTCCACTCACCGTAGGCTTCCTCGTCGTCGCTGCGTTCCTGCTCCTCTCCTACTGGCACAAGCTCGCCCAGTCCGAGCTGGCCGGAGCCACCACCGAGATCTCCGGCCTCACCACCTTCCTCGTCGGCGCGCTCGTCAGCTACAACCACCTCTGGATCGCCACCACACTTGCCGTAGCCAGCCTGCTCCTGCTCGACCTCAAGTCCGCGCTTGAAAAGCTCGCAGCCCGCACCCCGCCCGCCGAGATCCTCACCTTCGCCAAGTTCCTCCTGCTCTCCGCCGTCATCCTGCCCATCCTTCCCAACCACGAGTACGGCCCATTCCACATCAATCCCTTCAAGACCTGGATGGTCGTCGTCGCCATCAGCGCCATCTCCTACGGCAGCTACGTCCTGCAAAAAATCGCAAAAGGCCAGGGAGGCATCGTGCTCGCCTCTCTGCTAGGCGGCGCATACTCCTCCACCGTCACTACCGTCGTTCTGGCCAAACAGAGCAAGAAAGAAAACCAGCCCAACCTCTTCGCCGGAGGCATCCTCATGGCCTCCGGCGTCATGTATCTTCGCCTCACCGCCCTGCTCGCGCTCTTCAATCGCCAGCTACGCGACGCGCTATGGATGCCTCTCATCACACTCGCCGTAGTCGCCTGCATCTTCGGCTGGCTCTGGACGCGCCGCACCAAAAGCGTCACAGTCCAGCAAAATCAGGAGCCCAAAAACCCGCTTGAGCTGACCACCGCCTTCCTCTTCGCGCTGCTCTTTCTCGCGATGCTCATCATCACCCAGCTCGCCGTCCGCTATCTCGGCAAAGCAGGCGTCGATGTGCTCGCCGCCGTCATGGGCGTCTCCGACGTGGACCCCTTCATCATGGGCCTCACCCAGGCCGCAGGCACCATCACCGCCGTCAAGGTCGCCGCCGGGGCCATCCTCATAGCCGCCTCCAGCAACAACATCATCAAAGGCATCTACGCCTACAGCCTCGCCGACCGCCCCACCGGTCGCCGCGCCCTCATCTTCCTAGCCGCCCTCGCCCTCGCCGGACTACTCCCACTCATCTGGCTAGCCTGA
- a CDS encoding 6-phosphofructokinase translates to MRVGMLTGGGDCPGLNAVIRAAVRKGILHYGDEFVGFMEGWRGVIENMTMPLNMETTSGILQKGGTILRSSRTNVKKVPGGFEKCLESIKANKLDALIALGGDDTQSITLALGEHGVKCVGVPKTIDNDLSGTDACFGFDTAVMIATEAVDRLHSTAESHNRILVCEVMGRDAGWIAITSGIAGGADAILVPEKPIDIEEVCRLVKYRWEHGKKFSIVVVAEGAQFPESEQATHDTSVDSFGHARLAGIGDAVAKEIEKRTGYETRSVNLGHTQRGGTPTAYDRMLATRYGVAAIDLVHAGKFNRLVVLKGTQISDIPLADAIAKTRTVGDDLLNVMKSLQPPR, encoded by the coding sequence ATGCGCGTTGGTATGTTGACTGGAGGCGGGGATTGTCCCGGACTGAACGCTGTGATTCGGGCGGCGGTGAGGAAGGGAATCCTGCACTACGGCGACGAGTTCGTTGGATTTATGGAAGGGTGGCGCGGCGTCATTGAGAACATGACCATGCCCCTGAATATGGAGACGACCTCGGGGATTCTGCAAAAGGGCGGGACCATTCTGCGGTCTTCGCGCACCAACGTGAAGAAGGTTCCGGGTGGGTTCGAGAAGTGCCTGGAGTCGATCAAGGCCAACAAGCTGGATGCGCTGATTGCGCTGGGCGGCGACGATACGCAGTCGATTACGCTGGCTCTGGGCGAGCATGGCGTGAAGTGCGTGGGCGTGCCGAAGACGATTGACAACGACCTGAGCGGCACGGATGCGTGCTTTGGGTTCGATACGGCGGTGATGATTGCGACTGAGGCTGTTGACCGGCTGCACTCGACCGCGGAGTCGCACAACCGCATTCTGGTGTGCGAGGTGATGGGGCGCGATGCGGGCTGGATTGCCATTACTTCGGGCATTGCAGGCGGCGCGGATGCGATTCTGGTGCCGGAGAAGCCGATCGATATCGAGGAAGTGTGCCGGCTGGTGAAGTATCGCTGGGAGCATGGGAAGAAGTTCTCGATTGTGGTGGTGGCTGAGGGCGCGCAGTTTCCGGAGAGCGAGCAGGCGACCCATGACACGAGCGTGGACTCGTTTGGCCATGCCCGGCTGGCCGGGATTGGCGATGCGGTGGCCAAGGAGATTGAGAAGCGCACGGGTTATGAGACTCGTAGCGTGAATCTTGGCCATACGCAGCGTGGCGGGACTCCTACGGCGTATGACCGGATGCTGGCGACGCGGTATGGCGTGGCGGCGATTGATCTGGTCCATGCCGGGAAGTTCAATCGGCTGGTGGTGCTGAAAGGCACGCAGATCTCGGACATTCCGCTGGCTGACGCGATTGCCAAGACGCGCACGGTGGGCGATGACCTGCTGAATGTGATGAAGAGCTTGCAGCCTCCTCGTTAG
- a CDS encoding GNAT family N-acetyltransferase has product MPPQPSARLTFRSWTDQDTALAEALWCDPEVTYYFGGAMTREQTHDRLHIECDRETRLGIQYWPIFVRETGEFAGCAGLRPWSMDSNTVEVGVNLMRSVWGLRLGEEALRAVLAYGFDTLNLPRIVAGHGREHENSRKLLERVGFKYTHDILWGPKEIEVCMWAIHAGEWRVENRPR; this is encoded by the coding sequence GTGCCTCCACAACCCTCTGCACGTTTGACATTTCGAAGTTGGACTGACCAGGACACCGCGCTTGCCGAGGCCTTATGGTGCGATCCGGAAGTGACTTACTACTTCGGCGGCGCGATGACCCGTGAACAGACGCATGATCGGCTGCATATCGAATGTGATCGCGAGACCCGTCTCGGCATCCAGTACTGGCCAATTTTCGTACGCGAGACTGGCGAATTTGCAGGGTGCGCGGGTCTAAGGCCGTGGTCGATGGATTCCAACACAGTTGAGGTAGGCGTCAATCTTATGCGATCTGTATGGGGACTGCGGCTAGGCGAAGAGGCTTTGCGTGCAGTGCTCGCGTATGGGTTCGATACGCTGAATCTCCCAAGGATTGTCGCGGGGCACGGGAGGGAACATGAAAACTCTCGGAAGCTGCTTGAGCGAGTGGGATTCAAGTACACACACGATATTCTCTGGGGGCCCAAGGAGATAGAGGTATGCATGTGGGCCATCCATGCGGGAGAATGGCGCGTGGAAAATCGGCCGCGATAA
- a CDS encoding TonB-dependent receptor, which translates to MKRFRLFTSLRKLYALPLIVLISLSSMSGHAQVLYGTLVGNVTDSAGLPVPSATVVATNMATGISKTTVTDSSGAYRLTNVDAGTYKISIAAKSFASTVGTSILVQTNTEKRFDAKLLPASVGQTVTVTGAPPELQTDTATVGFALETTQVQTLVATPGANMRNFQSLYMLIPGFTPPTADHSEAGNPGDTLFASVNGVSGSNNNTRIDGVSDIYAWLPEIAAYSPSTEAIASVNVVTNSPNAEQGFASGAVINVATKSGTNDFHGTAWEYNMISALEAKGYYVPANKPIPKYIMNQFGANYGGPIRKNKAFFFANWERTRRSQAVSGFQTVPTTAMINGDFSGVSTAIYDPSTGNQTTGAGRTQFSNNMIPSGEISYAAQQMAKLMTADAPNVAGAGLSNNFFAAADAEYTRDNIDSRVDYTPNSSSTIFGRYGIQKTSLFDPQALGKAGGATLDGGQPGNAPSIIQSVGMGGTYTFRPNLVADANFGYLRQGLAAKNTDIGTNWGLTYFNIPGTNGPSPLDGGIPRFSFTDISALGNSNNSNPFQFRDNTYVSAANLSWTRGKHSTRYGMEFQHYAINHFQPQNTYGPRGGFNFSGGLTSLPGGAAANGYNAWADFLLGLPNLVQKDTQYLNPATIRESVWAFYAQDQWQITDKLTFTYGVRYEYYPIATRDHSGLDIFNPNDGKIYILGAEGVPSSAEVHVGKGMIVPRIGLAYRLDQKTVVRAGFGISTNPDSYRNVLTSYPSVVSQTIQGASSYVSPIVNGAAATLVTGIPAITPPTLGSTTNSVALGTLGTPAGTLGATTLPLNYRRGYYESYNAAIERELPGSVAVQATYVGDLIIREVPGININASAPGTNVAGEPLNQAFGISAGVTSEIPMGTGHYNGLQMQAKRRFSADSTVGVNYTYSRSINDYGDASDGSSSLLVAYLPDWRLNRAVAGFDRTHNLQIFGNYMLPFGRGKSLLQNGAAGFLLGGWGISGVLSRESGTPFTVTGSAGSLSAQGSTQFADQIVPKVQILGGHDSTHPYFNTADFADPSVAELAAAGGVKSNIVYRFGTAGRNSVRGPGFFNLSTSLARTFRLTERFGLVFRAEAFNLTNTPSFANPASNVSSASGFGIISSTQNNNRELRLSGRLNF; encoded by the coding sequence TTTGCCTGTTCCGTCGGCAACGGTTGTGGCTACAAATATGGCGACCGGCATCTCAAAGACGACGGTGACGGACAGCTCTGGCGCTTATCGGCTGACGAATGTGGACGCGGGCACCTACAAGATCTCCATTGCGGCGAAGTCGTTTGCCAGCACCGTTGGAACATCGATCCTGGTTCAGACCAATACGGAGAAGCGATTTGATGCGAAGCTGCTGCCGGCATCGGTAGGGCAAACGGTGACTGTTACCGGCGCTCCGCCTGAACTGCAGACCGATACCGCGACGGTGGGATTCGCATTGGAGACCACACAGGTGCAGACGCTGGTGGCGACTCCGGGAGCAAATATGAGGAACTTTCAAAGCCTCTATATGCTGATTCCCGGATTCACTCCCCCGACTGCGGATCACTCTGAGGCAGGGAATCCGGGCGACACGTTGTTTGCCAGCGTGAATGGAGTTTCGGGAAGCAATAACAACACACGCATCGACGGCGTGAGTGATATCTATGCGTGGCTGCCGGAGATTGCAGCGTATTCGCCCTCGACGGAGGCGATTGCCTCGGTCAACGTGGTGACGAACAGCCCCAATGCCGAGCAGGGATTTGCATCGGGCGCAGTGATTAACGTCGCGACGAAGTCTGGCACCAACGACTTTCATGGCACTGCGTGGGAATACAACATGATCAGCGCTCTGGAGGCGAAAGGGTATTACGTTCCGGCCAACAAGCCGATTCCGAAGTACATCATGAACCAGTTCGGTGCGAACTATGGTGGCCCCATTCGAAAGAACAAGGCGTTCTTCTTTGCCAACTGGGAGCGCACGCGGCGCTCGCAGGCTGTGAGCGGCTTTCAAACGGTTCCGACGACAGCCATGATCAATGGCGACTTCTCGGGGGTATCTACTGCGATCTACGATCCATCCACGGGCAACCAGACGACCGGCGCTGGACGCACACAGTTCTCCAATAACATGATTCCGTCCGGAGAGATTTCCTATGCCGCGCAGCAGATGGCGAAGCTGATGACTGCGGATGCACCGAACGTTGCAGGGGCTGGGCTGAGCAACAACTTCTTTGCTGCCGCCGATGCGGAGTATACGAGGGACAATATCGACTCGCGCGTCGACTACACGCCGAACAGCTCCAGCACGATCTTCGGGCGCTATGGGATTCAGAAGACGAGCCTGTTTGATCCGCAGGCGCTCGGCAAAGCCGGTGGCGCGACGCTCGATGGCGGACAGCCGGGAAATGCGCCGAGCATCATTCAGTCGGTGGGTATGGGTGGGACTTATACTTTCCGGCCCAACCTTGTTGCTGATGCCAACTTCGGATATCTGAGGCAGGGACTGGCTGCGAAGAACACCGACATCGGCACCAATTGGGGGCTGACGTACTTCAATATTCCGGGTACCAATGGGCCCAGTCCGCTCGATGGAGGCATTCCTCGTTTTTCTTTTACGGACATTTCGGCGCTCGGCAATTCAAATAACTCGAACCCGTTTCAGTTTCGAGACAACACTTACGTCTCTGCGGCAAACCTGAGCTGGACGCGAGGCAAGCACTCCACGCGCTACGGTATGGAATTTCAGCACTACGCGATCAACCACTTCCAACCGCAAAACACCTACGGCCCACGCGGAGGATTTAACTTTTCCGGCGGCCTGACTTCGCTTCCGGGTGGTGCAGCAGCGAATGGCTACAACGCCTGGGCGGATTTCCTGCTCGGACTTCCGAACCTTGTTCAGAAAGACACGCAATACCTGAATCCAGCGACTATTCGCGAGAGTGTCTGGGCGTTTTATGCGCAGGACCAGTGGCAGATTACCGACAAGTTGACCTTCACCTATGGGGTCCGCTACGAGTACTATCCGATTGCTACGCGCGATCATTCGGGACTCGACATCTTCAATCCAAACGATGGCAAAATCTACATCCTGGGAGCAGAGGGTGTTCCTTCAAGCGCTGAGGTGCATGTAGGGAAGGGCATGATTGTGCCGCGCATCGGTCTGGCATATCGGCTTGACCAGAAGACCGTTGTCCGCGCGGGATTTGGAATATCGACCAACCCCGACAGCTATCGCAATGTGCTCACATCGTATCCGTCGGTGGTGTCGCAGACGATTCAAGGGGCAAGCTCGTACGTGTCGCCGATCGTCAATGGCGCGGCTGCAACTCTTGTGACCGGGATACCTGCGATTACTCCGCCTACGCTTGGCTCGACGACGAACTCTGTTGCGCTGGGCACGCTCGGCACACCTGCAGGAACGCTGGGGGCGACGACGCTGCCGCTGAACTATCGCCGCGGATACTACGAGTCCTACAATGCGGCCATCGAGCGGGAGCTTCCGGGCTCGGTAGCGGTGCAGGCTACCTATGTTGGTGATCTGATCATCCGCGAAGTCCCGGGAATCAATATCAATGCGTCTGCTCCAGGTACCAATGTGGCTGGAGAGCCGCTCAATCAAGCGTTTGGTATTTCGGCAGGCGTGACCTCGGAGATTCCGATGGGGACTGGGCACTACAACGGTCTCCAGATGCAGGCGAAGCGGAGGTTCTCTGCCGATAGCACGGTGGGAGTGAACTATACCTACTCACGTTCGATCAATGACTATGGGGACGCGTCGGATGGTTCGTCGTCGCTGCTGGTCGCGTATCTGCCCGACTGGCGGTTGAACCGTGCGGTTGCGGGTTTTGACCGGACACATAACCTTCAGATATTTGGCAATTACATGCTGCCCTTCGGTCGGGGCAAAAGCTTATTGCAAAATGGCGCGGCTGGATTTCTTCTCGGAGGGTGGGGAATCAGTGGCGTGCTGAGCCGTGAGAGCGGAACGCCCTTCACGGTGACGGGCAGCGCAGGCTCTCTGAGTGCGCAGGGCAGCACGCAGTTCGCCGACCAGATTGTTCCCAAGGTGCAAATACTGGGCGGGCACGACAGCACGCATCCCTACTTCAATACGGCTGACTTCGCCGATCCGTCTGTGGCTGAACTGGCGGCGGCAGGTGGCGTCAAATCGAACATCGTGTACCGCTTCGGAACTGCGGGAAGGAACTCCGTTCGCGGGCCCGGGTTCTTCAACCTGAGCACGAGCCTGGCGCGGACGTTCAGGCTGACGGAGAGATTCGGTCTTGTCTTCCGTGCGGAGGCGTTCAACCTGACCAACACTCCGTCGTTTGCTAATCCGGCGTCGAATGTATCGTCGGCTAGCGGCTTTGGCATCATATCGAGCACGCAGAATAACAACCGCGAATTGCGCCTCTCGGGACGGCTCAACTTCTGA